AGCACAAAAAGAAGACACAATGCCCATTGTCCCTCATGGAGCTTGGAGGAGACAGCCATTAATCCAATAACTACACAAATAAAGGCAAAATTACAAACCATGATAAACAGTGtgaagaatatttaaaaggaGCTCTGTGTGCTTACAATGGTGGTGAAGGCAGTCAAGGAAGACTTCCAAGGATAGGACATTTGAGCCAAGATTTGAAGGGTGGGTTAACTAGGtaaaagatggagagaaggagtAGTTCTACTTACAAGCTAAGAAAGTTAGCCTAGGAGTAATATTATCTGGATTTGAATCATATCCCCACCGATGGTTAACTTGAGGCAAATTATTTCACCCTTGCATGTCTTGGTTGCCTTGActgcaaaatggagatagcaATTACCTTAGAGATTTGTTATAAAGATTCAATAAGACAAAGCATTTACAGTAGATAGTACAGTACAGAGTAAGGACTTCATAAACAGTGGGAGTACCAGTAATAGTTACTGTGGTTGTAGTGGTGATGATTAAAATGATGCTGTTAGGatgatggtagtggtgatggtagtggtgattATGGTGATGATCATGATATTGTTGATGGTCATTATgagaatgatgatggtgataatgatgttaATGGCGTTGACAAGGATGATGATGACTTCTGCACTCACAGCAACAGGAACAACATATGTAAATACCCTCAGGTTGAAGGAGGCATGGGGATAGGAGGTGCTAAAGAGAGGAGACAGGCATGTCTCTTAAGGCAGACAGAGTCAGATTCTGCAAATGCCCAGTTATAGACTCCAGACCCCAAGCTTCCTCAAAACGTAATCAAAGTGCTCTAAAAGTGCTATTACAGCAATGACTCAGATTCAGTTAAAATTTCTTGAGCTCCCTGCCTTGAGAGGTCctgccttgggaattccctggcgatccagagGTTAgtactctgtgcttccattgcagggggcccaggttcgatccctggtcagggaattaagatacagcatgccgcgtggcgtggccaaaaaaaaaaaaaaaaaaaagtcctgccaTTATACCAACAGTACCAGCAGGGAAGCCAGTGTTAagtgagtacctactatgtgctgggcaatTACTCATGTGTTACTCTGTTTGATCCTCATGACATTTACTAGGTGGCTGGCACCATGCTGAGCACAGATAATATGTTGAGAAGTAGGATACAGATAATTATGCTCATtttacacagaagaaaataaacaaagcgtagaaagtttaattaattatccaggttacacagctaataaatcATAAAGACAGGGTTTCAACCCAGGCTCAAATGTCTCCTAGTTTAAGCCCTTTCTTCTCTGTACCACAATGACTTCTGGTGTTTAGTCAGAGGATGTGCAGACTTATAGAGTCAGAGCTGCAGGACCCAGGTCCCAGTCAGCAAAGGAGCTCTCTCCTGCTCCATCCCTAGTGGGGGCAGCTCCCCCGATGTCAGCAGAGTTCACAGAAAGCCCTCATCAAGTCCCATGATCCACAATTTGTAAGTCACTATTCATAAGAGATGACAAGAGGGGAAAAGGATGCATGTGTTCACTGAGCCCCTACAAGATGGTAGGTGCTTTATAGACATTATCTCTTGGAGGCCAATCCCATTCCTTACTCAGATATTACTGCCTCCTACTTATAAGATAAAGGAACTAAGACTCAGAGTGGTTGcaaaacttgtccaaggtcacacaatggAGGGTGTCATATTTAAATCCAGGACTGACTGACTCCAAGGCCCAGTCTCTTtagccactttctttttttttttccctttcaattcatttaatttcaacaatctgtcaaagaaaaaaaagagccaataaacaaatattgaattacATTTTGTTGGGTTTTTCAAACCCTCAAACTCCTGACTTATAAAAACAGCTTGTGTGTCTTCCACCCTGACCACCCTGCTACTTTTCCATATACCACAGGCCAGCCACAGATACAAAGCCAGGGCGGCCGGGGGGAAGCTGACGTGCTCTACTTGGAGCCAGAAGACAGGAGGGCGATGAGGCCCGAGGAAGCACTTACAGACAAAATGTAGTTCACTGTGGGGTTGAAGTTCTTCAGTATAAAGAAGGAAGCGACAATGACCAAGACCAGAAATAGGGTGTTATTATTATAGAAGATGGAAAATGTTGTAGCTTCATAATCAGCAACTTCATTCTTCTTCCACAagattctttcatctttttccttccgAGACATCTTTCTATCACCAGCTTCAGAAAGTTTTCGAGTCACTTCTTCGGAAACAGCATCCTCCCTCTTCTGTGCTACTTTGTGCTTGAGAAcaaatttcacatttttgtatGCAAAGGCTACCAAATAAGTGCTTACTGGGGTCATCACACTATACAGAACAGCAGACTGAATAAGATTCATATGCCATATTCGCCAGTATAGCCAGACGGGGATGGCGGGCACGATGAAGGCGTTCACGAAGAAGAGCACCAAGGACTTGGCCAAGAGGCTGTGGCTGAAATCCTGCAGGAGCAGGTCCTCCTTGGACTGCTGCTTGGAGCCGCCTTTGGGAGCCATGGTGAAACCACAGCCGCGAGACGGGAGGGCCAAGTCAGGCGCCGAGCTGGGCAGAGGCCTCTGGCACCACCCCTGCGGCCACCGTATCTGCTAACGACCCCTCTTTAGCCACTTTCTCCCAATTGTTCTTTTGTGATgcaacacacgcacacacacacaaccaaacACAGCCATGGACACAAACAGATTTTACGCCAACTCTGAATGCATCAAAATGTGTATAAATTCATAATGCTTTTTAAACATGCCCTACCTCTGAGACCAGAGGAGGAAGAATGAAGGAGATTGCTGCCTGCTTTCCTTATGTGTTTAGGCTGCAGCAGAGCTTTTAGATATTTCCAAGCACTTGGCCACCTCTTCTGTGCTCCGGGAAGGATAATAAGACTATCCAGCTGAGGTTTCATGGTTGAGGCTTTAGACACTGGAAAACAGGTTTTCAGTGGCTATTTATTCACCTGCAGTGTCCTCAGCTGCTCCAGGAACTGAAGTTACCACAGATGCCCAGGCAGGGACTGAGCGGGGATGCTGGATACCCATTTGGGTCCGTTCATTACATATTCATGTATGTGACTTTCCAGAGACAATGGTTAAAAGAGAGTTACAATTGCAGACTCTTCCTTTCTAGCTATGCCCTGAGCagttcatttaatctttttatgcTTTGTTTTACGATCTGGGAAAGGGAATAACAGCATTGTCACCAATCTTATCTTAGTCAGCTATTACTGTGATGATCTGGGCTAACAAACAACACacccaaatctcagtggtttacctcgacaagcatttatttctcactcacagcACTGTAGATCATCTGGGGCAGCTCTACTTCAGGCTGTAGATTGAGTTcaggtctttttcattttaggatGAAAGGAAGCAGGTATCTGGCATGTGATCTTTCCGTGATTAATCACAGGAGTGTAAGAGGGCTGGCCAAATCACTTGCGCACATTTCAAACTTTTGGTTGGGATCCACTCACATCCCAATAGCCAAAATCAATCACATGGCAAGGTATAAAGTCAGTCTGGGGAATGGAAAGAGCGGGGAGGTGTTCCAGTTACCAGCAgtgtataaaaatttatttcaaaacttagCGGCCCACACCAGccattttatttcacttgtgACTTTACTGGTCAGGAGTTTGGGGAGGGCTTAGCTGGACTCTCTCCAGGGGTTGTAGTCAGGTGGCAGCTGAggttgcagtcatctgaaggctcagcCGGGCTGGACATCCAGGATGGCTCCCTCACATGGCTGGCACATAATGCTGGCAGTCATCTGGGCTGGACCAAAGTGCCCACATGTGGCCGCCCCAGCACGGACATCTCAGCGTAGCTGGATTCCTCATGGGATGCCTGGCTTCCCCCAGCTACATGTCCCAAGAGACCAGGTGGAAGCCGCATGGCTTTCTCTAACTTATCCTCCAAAGTCATGCAGCATCA
The sequence above is drawn from the Balaenoptera musculus isolate JJ_BM4_2016_0621 chromosome 15, mBalMus1.pri.v3, whole genome shotgun sequence genome and encodes:
- the LOC118881315 gene encoding translocon-associated protein subunit gamma-like, producing MAPKGGSKQQSKEDLLLQDFSHSLLAKSLVLFFVNAFIVPAIPVWLYWRIWHMNLIQSAVLYSVMTPVSTYLVAFAYKNVKFVLKHKVAQKREDAVSEEVTRKLSEAGDRKMSRKEKDERILWKKNEVADYEATTFSIFYNNNTLFLVLVIVASFFILKNFNPTVNYILSVSASSGLIALLSSGSK